A single genomic interval of Gemmatimonadaceae bacterium harbors:
- a CDS encoding DUF4956 domain-containing protein has translation MSFFTRIMSYLTLGSSRPIRRLAAYYALLAIIGLVVFTFFPALDGLLTGDHLKHLAKAPAALLRDSISAAQSQAPPADLVERATFGLSTAFILLSTLALMLPVTWVYMSARSAQGHNQSVVQVLIVLPMIVAGVVLIVSNSLALAFSLGGVVAAVRFRTNMSDSRDIVFIFLAIAVGFAAGVQDITIALTLSCIFNFVLVFLWRYDFGRTVLEPTASSQWAEPLGDLAGKDHGGNVVPDRDLVLALTPKKVEALAQRFERVRVLLGRSGKKPRFDAVLAVTTSEIDGAQKHIEKTLNDVSKRWKLDEVVTNVGKPSELYYLIRQRKSVTRDAMVTAIRSGSNGFIAQADLEVGDALAKEAGEVRQERKKAEAPV, from the coding sequence ATGAGCTTCTTCACGCGAATCATGTCGTACCTCACGCTCGGCTCCTCGCGGCCGATTCGGCGCCTTGCCGCCTACTACGCGCTTCTCGCGATCATCGGCCTGGTGGTGTTCACGTTCTTTCCCGCCCTCGACGGCCTATTGACGGGCGACCACCTCAAACACCTTGCGAAGGCGCCGGCGGCGTTGTTGCGCGACAGTATCTCGGCCGCCCAGTCACAGGCACCACCCGCTGATCTCGTGGAGCGCGCCACGTTCGGCTTGAGCACCGCGTTCATTCTGCTCAGCACGCTGGCGCTCATGCTGCCGGTCACGTGGGTCTACATGTCGGCGCGATCGGCCCAAGGACACAACCAGTCCGTCGTGCAAGTGCTGATCGTATTGCCGATGATCGTTGCCGGCGTCGTGCTGATCGTGAGCAACAGCCTGGCCCTCGCGTTCAGCCTTGGCGGCGTGGTTGCCGCCGTCCGATTCCGCACGAACATGTCCGACTCTCGCGACATCGTGTTCATCTTTCTCGCCATCGCCGTGGGGTTCGCCGCGGGCGTTCAGGACATCACGATCGCACTGACGTTGTCGTGCATCTTCAATTTTGTCCTCGTCTTCCTCTGGCGATACGATTTCGGGCGCACCGTGCTCGAACCGACTGCTTCGTCGCAATGGGCCGAGCCGCTCGGTGATCTCGCCGGGAAGGACCACGGCGGCAACGTCGTTCCCGATCGCGACCTCGTGCTCGCACTGACGCCGAAAAAAGTGGAGGCGCTGGCTCAACGCTTCGAGCGTGTGCGCGTTCTCCTCGGACGAAGCGGAAAAAAGCCGAGGTTCGACGCCGTCCTCGCCGTCACCACGTCCGAGATCGACGGTGCACAGAAGCACATCGAGAAGACGCTGAATGACGTCAGCAAACGATGGAAGCTCGACGAAGTCGTCACGAACGTCGGCAAGCCGTCCGAGCTGTATTATCTCATCCGCCAACGCAAATCGGTGACCCGCGATGCGATGGTGACGGCGATCAGGTCGGGGAGCAACGGGTTCATCGCTCAAGCCGACTTGGAAGTCGGCGACGCGTTGGCAAAGGAAGCCGGCGAGGTTCGTCAGGAGCGCAAGAAGGCCGAGGCGCCCGTATGA